One window of Streptomyces sp. FIT100 genomic DNA carries:
- a CDS encoding DUF305 domain-containing protein yields the protein MTAFKRSFRIPPHRRIAVVGAVAVGALLLTACGGADSSDSSAAPATTATSAAGAFNDADVAFAQGMIPHHQQALEMAELADGRASDQEIKTLAGQIEKAQDPEIQTMRSWLTSWGKPESPSVDHGASHGSGEMPGMMSDEDMDALMTAKGTDFDRKFAQIMIDHHSGAIDMAKDEQKNGRNAAAKKLADEVIKNQSAEVEQMRSILDRL from the coding sequence ATGACCGCCTTCAAGCGTTCCTTCCGCATACCCCCGCACCGCCGTATCGCTGTCGTGGGAGCCGTCGCCGTCGGGGCCCTGCTGCTCACCGCCTGTGGCGGTGCCGACAGCAGCGACTCCTCCGCCGCTCCGGCCACGACCGCGACGTCCGCCGCCGGCGCTTTCAACGATGCGGACGTCGCGTTCGCGCAGGGGATGATCCCGCACCACCAGCAAGCCCTGGAGATGGCTGAGCTGGCCGACGGCCGCGCGTCCGACCAGGAGATCAAGACCCTGGCGGGACAGATCGAGAAGGCCCAGGACCCTGAGATCCAGACCATGCGGTCCTGGCTCACGTCCTGGGGCAAGCCCGAGTCGCCGAGCGTGGATCACGGCGCCAGCCACGGTTCGGGGGAAATGCCCGGGATGATGTCCGACGAGGACATGGACGCGCTTATGACCGCCAAGGGCACCGACTTCGACCGCAAGTTCGCCCAGATAATGATCGACCACCACAGCGGCGCCATCGACATGGCGAAGGACGAGCAGAAGAACGGTCGCAACGCTGCCGCCAAGAAGCTCGCCGATGAGGTCATCAAGAACCAGTCCGCCGAGGTCGAGCAGATGCGGAGCATCCTCGACCGGCTCTGA
- a CDS encoding alkylphosphonate utilization protein, with the protein MSDVVVKDSNGTVLQDGDSVTLTKDLKVKGTSETLKRGTLVKNIRLTGKPDEVECNTKKVKGLVLKTQFLKKA; encoded by the coding sequence ATGAGCGATGTCGTGGTGAAGGACAGCAACGGCACCGTCCTGCAGGACGGCGACTCCGTAACGCTGACCAAGGACCTCAAGGTCAAGGGCACCTCCGAGACCCTCAAGCGCGGCACCCTGGTGAAGAACATCCGCCTCACCGGCAAGCCCGACGAGGTCGAATGCAACACCAAGAAGGTCAAAGGCCTCGTCCTGAAAACCCAGTTCCTGAAGAAGGCATGA
- a CDS encoding STAS domain-containing protein, with product MSISWSVEEQRGVAVMSVAGFLGNNAIGRFSDGFDWVVARSAGVVVLDFTELLGWSAEGEAAVIQAAAGLRSTGRPLSLCGLSRLEVTALWAGHLDAMTVYSDLDSALNAEAPPAG from the coding sequence ATGAGCATCAGCTGGAGTGTCGAGGAGCAGCGCGGTGTGGCGGTCATGAGCGTCGCCGGCTTCCTCGGCAACAATGCGATCGGCCGCTTCTCGGACGGCTTCGACTGGGTGGTCGCCCGCAGCGCGGGAGTCGTCGTCCTGGACTTCACCGAGCTGCTCGGATGGAGCGCCGAGGGAGAGGCGGCCGTCATCCAGGCAGCTGCCGGACTTCGGAGCACAGGGCGGCCGCTGAGCCTGTGCGGCCTGTCTCGCCTGGAGGTCACGGCCCTCTGGGCCGGTCACCTCGACGCCATGACCGTCTACTCGGACCTGGATTCCGCCCTCAACGCCGAGGCGCCGCCGGCCGGCTGA
- a CDS encoding F510_1955 family glycosylhydrolase translates to MKNTIKRPLAAAAILALGLTLTACSDDSVAGNDTDTAATDSSATVHGHVHGLGIDPADSRLYVATHEGIFTPGKDSAAQQVGTSTDDFMGFTVAKAGTFLASGHPAPGTGGPANRGLIESTDSGKTWKTRSLAGEVDFHALDYAHGTIYGYDSTNALLRVSKDGTDWDDRARLQALDIAVSPDDPDTVLATTPDGIAKSTDGGKTFATGEQPTAMAFLSWGTTGALYGIDDDGALSRSSDGGATWQQAGTVPGGQAQALTALDDRHILTATQSGVYESTDGGKTFTKRFKVEAGDGH, encoded by the coding sequence ATGAAGAACACCATCAAGCGGCCCCTGGCCGCCGCCGCGATCCTCGCGCTCGGACTCACACTGACCGCCTGCTCCGACGACAGCGTCGCGGGCAACGACACCGACACCGCTGCCACGGATTCGTCCGCGACGGTGCACGGCCACGTTCACGGGCTGGGCATCGACCCCGCCGACAGCCGGCTCTACGTCGCCACCCACGAAGGGATCTTCACGCCGGGCAAGGACAGCGCGGCCCAGCAGGTCGGCACCAGCACGGACGACTTCATGGGCTTCACCGTGGCGAAGGCGGGAACCTTCCTGGCCAGCGGCCACCCCGCCCCTGGAACCGGCGGCCCCGCCAACCGCGGCCTGATCGAGAGCACCGATTCCGGCAAAACCTGGAAGACCCGGTCCCTCGCGGGCGAGGTCGACTTCCACGCCCTCGACTACGCCCACGGCACCATCTACGGCTACGACAGCACGAACGCCCTGCTGCGCGTCAGCAAGGACGGCACGGACTGGGACGACCGCGCCCGTCTCCAAGCACTGGACATCGCCGTCAGCCCCGACGACCCGGACACCGTGCTCGCCACCACCCCGGACGGCATCGCGAAGAGCACCGACGGCGGCAAGACCTTCGCGACGGGCGAGCAGCCGACGGCGATGGCCTTCCTCTCGTGGGGGACGACCGGCGCGCTGTACGGAATCGACGACGACGGCGCGCTCAGCAGGAGCAGCGACGGTGGCGCCACCTGGCAGCAGGCGGGCACCGTTCCCGGCGGGCAGGCCCAGGCACTCACGGCGCTCGACGACCGGCACATCCTGACCGCCACCCAGAGCGGCGTCTACGAATCCACAGACGGCGGAAAGACATTCACCAAGCGGTTCAAGGTCGAGGCCGGCGACGGCCACTGA
- a CDS encoding TetR/AcrR family transcriptional regulator, giving the protein MPKLWNETIEAHRGAVREAVLDTAAALVAEGGLLSVTMSRLAQEAGIGRATLYKYFPDVESVLVAWHERRVTDHLAQLEAVRDRLTGPGERLQGVLEAYALMTYERHEHHGTDMAALLHQGAGIAHAHQRLLELVTGLVAEGAKSGALRDDVASGELAAYCLHALGGAAGLPSKAAVRRLVAVTVAGLLPPAQPVEAATPEHGPHRPHRHGSH; this is encoded by the coding sequence ATGCCGAAGCTGTGGAACGAGACGATCGAGGCCCACCGCGGTGCCGTGCGCGAGGCGGTGCTCGACACCGCCGCCGCGCTGGTCGCGGAGGGCGGACTGCTGTCCGTGACGATGTCGCGTCTCGCCCAGGAGGCAGGCATCGGGCGGGCGACGTTGTACAAGTACTTTCCCGACGTCGAATCGGTCCTGGTCGCCTGGCACGAGCGCCGGGTCACCGACCACCTCGCTCAGCTCGAGGCCGTACGTGACCGGCTGACGGGCCCCGGCGAGCGGCTGCAGGGCGTCCTTGAGGCGTACGCCCTCATGACGTACGAACGCCATGAACACCACGGCACCGACATGGCCGCACTCCTCCATCAGGGCGCCGGAATCGCCCATGCCCACCAGCGGCTCCTGGAACTCGTCACCGGACTCGTGGCCGAAGGAGCGAAGAGCGGCGCGCTCCGGGACGACGTCGCCTCCGGTGAGCTCGCCGCGTACTGCCTGCATGCCCTGGGGGGCGCCGCCGGGCTCCCCTCGAAGGCGGCGGTGCGCCGGCTCGTCGCGGTGACCGTGGCCGGACTGCTGCCTCCGGCCCAACCCGTCGAGGCGGCGACACCGGAGCACGGGCCTCACCGCCCGCATCGTCACGGCTCCCACTGA
- a CDS encoding STAS domain-containing protein, with translation MTIEWRYTIQQDFCVLSLSGFLGGDAVDRFAGAVGWVLARGTGPVILDLTDLRGWSIGGQLAITQAARRLTKEGRSLELAAIPADGSLVPDGSHPAIPVHCDLATARAAYQDAGGHTREWYSDDWPGVRNPAPQGQM, from the coding sequence ATGACCATCGAGTGGCGTTACACCATCCAGCAGGACTTCTGCGTCCTGTCGCTGTCCGGCTTCCTCGGCGGCGACGCGGTGGACCGCTTCGCCGGCGCGGTCGGCTGGGTACTGGCCCGAGGCACCGGGCCGGTCATTCTCGACCTCACCGACCTGCGCGGATGGTCCATCGGTGGCCAGCTCGCCATTACCCAGGCGGCCCGCCGGCTCACCAAGGAAGGACGGAGCCTGGAGCTCGCCGCGATACCCGCCGACGGCTCACTCGTACCCGATGGATCGCACCCGGCGATCCCCGTCCATTGCGACCTCGCCACCGCGCGCGCGGCCTACCAGGACGCAGGCGGCCACACGCGTGAGTGGTACAGCGACGACTGGCCCGGCGTGCGGAATCCCGCACCCCAGGGCCAGATGTAA
- a CDS encoding metalloregulator ArsR/SmtB family transcription factor, with product MSAPLYQLKAEFFKTLGHPVRIRVLELLSEREHAVSEMLPIVGVEPAHLSQQLAVLRRANLVATRREGSAVYYSLTTVQVAELLQVARVILSGVLAGQAELLADLQAAASQEKPPL from the coding sequence GTGAGCGCGCCGCTGTACCAGCTGAAGGCGGAGTTCTTCAAGACGCTGGGTCATCCGGTCCGGATCCGTGTGCTGGAGCTGCTCAGCGAGCGTGAGCACGCGGTCTCCGAGATGCTGCCCATCGTGGGCGTCGAGCCCGCTCATCTCTCGCAGCAGCTCGCTGTGCTGCGCCGGGCCAATCTCGTCGCCACACGCCGCGAGGGCTCGGCCGTGTACTATTCGCTGACCACCGTGCAGGTGGCCGAACTGCTCCAGGTCGCGCGTGTGATCCTCTCCGGTGTGCTGGCGGGCCAGGCCGAACTGCTCGCCGACCTCCAGGCCGCGGCCTCGCAGGAGAAACCGCCGCTGTAA
- a CDS encoding pyridoxamine 5'-phosphate oxidase family protein gives MTAPVSRRMVDVSGSEALWLLEGAAQGRLVYVQRESAVIRPAVHLLQYGRLVVRAPAQATALCDRTALTYQADDIRVAGGIGWTVTATGPAEVITDADEAAHYRRTLPGWVHGPHDTLVRIHPQTVTGFRITREEA, from the coding sequence ATGACCGCTCCTGTCTCCCGTCGCATGGTCGACGTTTCCGGCTCTGAGGCACTGTGGCTGCTCGAAGGCGCCGCGCAGGGACGGCTGGTGTACGTCCAGCGCGAGTCCGCAGTGATCCGCCCCGCGGTGCATCTCCTCCAGTACGGCCGCCTGGTCGTCCGCGCCCCTGCCCAGGCGACCGCGCTCTGCGACAGGACCGCGCTCACCTACCAGGCGGATGACATACGCGTGGCCGGCGGCATCGGATGGACGGTGACCGCGACCGGCCCTGCCGAGGTCATCACCGACGCCGACGAGGCCGCCCACTACCGCCGCACACTGCCCGGCTGGGTCCACGGCCCGCACGACACCCTCGTACGCATCCACCCTCAGACGGTCACCGGCTTCCGCATCACCCGTGAGGAAGCCTGA
- a CDS encoding SulP family inorganic anion transporter, whose translation MSALLHRVWSPVRSLLPVRADLVAMGRDPRRDLLAGVTVAVVALPLALGFGVSSGLGAEAGLATAVVAGALAALFGGSNLQVSGPTGAMTVVLVPIVARYGSGGVLTVGLLAGLILIALAVLRVGKYMRYVPAPVVEGFTCGIACVIFLQQVPNALGVAKPEGERVLLVAWHALQEFARTPNWTAVTLAAGVATVMLLGARWRPTVPFSILAVIAATGAVEVFHPDGAVPIGELPSGLPAPSLSFLDPAALSSLLAPAVAVAALAALESLLSATVADGMTVGQQHDPDRELFGQGVANLATPLFGGVPATAAIARTAVNVRTGAGSRLAALAHAGVLAVIVFAAAPLVSKIPLAALAGVLLATAVRMVEVGSLRAMARATRSDALVLVLTAVATLALDLVYAVIIGLVVAGALALRAVAGQARMEEVPLDQGDHGDEEHALLAEHIVAYRIDGPVFFAAAHRFLLELSEVAEVRVVILRMSRVTTMDATGALVLKDAIEKLNRRGIAVMTSGIRPGQRQVLNSVGGLHRLRLQGREYATTREAIAGARAHLHGAGVLSALPAQVNRAVAKEANR comes from the coding sequence GTGAGTGCGCTGCTTCACCGGGTCTGGAGCCCGGTTCGGTCCCTGTTGCCCGTACGGGCGGATTTGGTCGCGATGGGCCGTGATCCGCGTCGGGATCTGCTGGCCGGTGTGACGGTGGCGGTCGTCGCGCTGCCGCTCGCCCTCGGCTTCGGCGTTTCCTCGGGGCTCGGTGCGGAGGCGGGGCTCGCGACTGCCGTGGTCGCGGGGGCGCTCGCGGCGCTGTTCGGCGGCTCGAATCTGCAGGTGTCCGGGCCGACGGGTGCGATGACGGTGGTGCTGGTGCCGATCGTCGCCCGGTACGGCTCCGGCGGGGTGCTCACGGTGGGGCTGCTGGCCGGGCTGATACTCATCGCGCTCGCCGTGCTACGGGTCGGGAAGTACATGCGGTACGTACCTGCCCCGGTGGTTGAAGGCTTCACCTGCGGCATCGCCTGCGTGATCTTCCTCCAGCAGGTGCCCAACGCCTTGGGTGTCGCGAAACCGGAGGGTGAGCGGGTCCTGCTGGTGGCGTGGCACGCACTTCAGGAGTTCGCGCGGACGCCGAACTGGACCGCCGTCACACTGGCGGCGGGCGTGGCCACGGTGATGCTGCTGGGGGCCCGGTGGCGGCCGACGGTCCCGTTCTCGATTCTGGCCGTCATCGCGGCGACCGGTGCGGTGGAGGTCTTCCATCCGGATGGGGCGGTCCCGATCGGTGAGCTGCCGTCCGGGCTGCCCGCGCCTTCTTTGTCGTTTCTCGATCCTGCGGCCCTGTCCTCCCTGCTGGCCCCTGCCGTGGCGGTCGCCGCTCTCGCGGCGCTGGAGTCGCTGCTGTCCGCCACCGTCGCGGATGGCATGACGGTGGGTCAGCAACACGATCCGGACCGGGAGTTGTTCGGGCAGGGCGTGGCGAACCTGGCAACGCCGCTGTTCGGTGGGGTTCCGGCGACGGCCGCGATCGCCCGTACCGCCGTCAATGTCCGAACCGGAGCGGGCTCGCGGCTCGCGGCACTCGCCCACGCCGGCGTTCTCGCCGTGATCGTCTTCGCCGCGGCTCCGCTGGTGTCGAAGATCCCGCTGGCCGCGCTCGCCGGTGTGCTGCTGGCGACCGCGGTCCGCATGGTCGAGGTCGGCTCGCTGCGGGCGATGGCCCGGGCGACCCGCTCCGACGCCCTGGTTCTCGTCCTGACCGCCGTCGCGACCCTCGCCCTCGACCTCGTCTACGCGGTGATCATCGGACTGGTCGTGGCAGGCGCCCTCGCCCTGCGCGCCGTGGCCGGGCAGGCCCGCATGGAGGAGGTCCCGCTCGACCAGGGTGACCACGGCGACGAGGAGCACGCGCTGCTGGCCGAGCACATCGTGGCGTACCGGATCGACGGCCCTGTGTTCTTCGCCGCCGCCCACCGCTTCCTGCTGGAGCTGAGCGAAGTGGCCGAAGTCCGTGTGGTGATCCTGCGCATGTCGCGCGTCACGACCATGGATGCCACCGGCGCCCTCGTCCTGAAGGATGCGATCGAGAAGCTCAACCGGCGCGGCATCGCGGTCATGACCTCCGGGATAAGGCCCGGCCAGCGTCAGGTTCTCAACTCGGTCGGCGGACTCCACCGGCTGCGGTTGCAGGGGCGTGAGTACGCCACCACCCGCGAAGCGATCGCAGGGGCCCGCGCCCATCTGCACGGCGCCGGAGTGCTGTCCGCCCTTCCGGCCCAGGTGAACCGCGCCGTCGCCAAGGAGGCGAACCGATGA
- a CDS encoding metalloregulator ArsR/SmtB family transcription factor produces the protein MPVPLYQAKAEFFRMLGHPVRIRVLELLQSGPMPVRDLLVEIEVEPSALSQQLAVLRRSGMVCSMREGSAVVYELAGGDVADLLWAARRILTEVLAGRNELLAELREAEVAAR, from the coding sequence GTGCCGGTTCCGCTGTATCAGGCCAAGGCCGAGTTCTTCCGCATGCTGGGTCATCCGGTGCGGATAAGGGTGCTGGAGTTGCTGCAGAGCGGCCCGATGCCGGTGCGGGATCTGCTGGTTGAGATCGAGGTGGAGCCGTCGGCGCTGTCGCAGCAGCTGGCGGTGTTGCGTCGGTCCGGGATGGTGTGCTCGATGCGTGAGGGATCAGCCGTTGTCTATGAGCTCGCGGGGGGCGACGTCGCCGATCTGTTGTGGGCGGCGCGGCGGATCCTGACCGAGGTGCTGGCCGGGCGGAACGAACTGCTGGCGGAGTTGCGGGAAGCCGAGGTCGCGGCGAGGTGA
- a CDS encoding heavy-metal-associated domain-containing protein, producing the protein MKLFNRKNKTAEAETGPAVTLLVEGMHCTSCGLLIDDELEEGDGVRSSTTDVRTRRTVVRLDGGRRSRQPHSWPQSRLRGSTRHASRNDGVRC; encoded by the coding sequence ATGAAGCTGTTCAACCGGAAGAACAAGACGGCCGAGGCCGAGACCGGTCCGGCCGTCACGCTCCTCGTCGAGGGCATGCACTGCACGAGCTGCGGTCTGCTCATCGACGACGAGCTGGAGGAGGGCGACGGTGTCCGCTCGTCCACCACGGACGTACGGACGAGACGCACCGTCGTCCGCCTGGACGGGGGGCGCAGGTCGCGCCAGCCACACTCGTGGCCGCAGTCGAGGCTGCGGGGGAGTACACGGCACGCGTCGCGGAATGACGGGGTGAGGTGCTGA
- a CDS encoding ATP-binding protein has product MPQHAALPLRHVLTLPAEPGAVRMTRQTAEMTFTEWGISPSHPTVGPALLILSELVTNTVRHAAVLSPTVTITFAGSGHTLAFGVHDRHPHQPPLYGAVTHSGGLGTVIELTVGLGGTAVVRADADGQGKSIWITLPL; this is encoded by the coding sequence ATGCCCCAGCACGCCGCGCTGCCCCTGCGGCATGTGCTGACACTTCCCGCCGAGCCGGGCGCCGTACGGATGACGCGGCAGACCGCCGAGATGACCTTCACCGAGTGGGGAATCAGCCCGTCCCACCCCACGGTCGGTCCCGCCCTGCTGATCCTCAGCGAGCTGGTCACCAACACCGTGCGTCACGCCGCCGTGCTGTCGCCTACGGTCACCATCACGTTCGCGGGTTCCGGTCACACGCTCGCCTTCGGCGTCCACGACCGCCACCCCCACCAGCCGCCGCTGTACGGAGCGGTCACGCACAGCGGTGGACTGGGCACCGTCATCGAGCTCACCGTCGGGCTCGGCGGCACTGCGGTCGTGCGCGCCGACGCGGACGGCCAGGGCAAGAGCATCTGGATCACCCTCCCCCTCTGA
- a CDS encoding BlaI/MecI/CopY family transcriptional regulator: MPRPLGELEDAVMTRIWQWNRPVTVREVLEDLQQERSIAYTTEMTVMDNLHQKGWVRRDVEGRAYRYRAVSTRAAYSAALMNEAWSLSDNPAAALVAFFGMMSPEQRAALQHVIRIVEPQVQHGASQGPSVDNAEEPRP, translated from the coding sequence GTGCCCCGTCCCTTGGGAGAGCTCGAAGACGCCGTCATGACGCGCATCTGGCAGTGGAACCGCCCCGTGACGGTCCGGGAAGTCCTGGAAGATCTCCAGCAGGAGCGGTCCATCGCCTACACCACTGAGATGACCGTCATGGACAACCTTCACCAGAAGGGTTGGGTGCGCCGGGACGTCGAAGGGCGCGCCTATCGGTACCGCGCGGTCTCCACTCGTGCCGCGTACTCGGCCGCGTTGATGAACGAAGCCTGGTCCTTGAGCGACAACCCCGCCGCTGCCCTGGTCGCCTTCTTCGGCATGATGTCGCCGGAGCAGCGCGCGGCGCTCCAGCACGTGATCCGTATCGTTGAGCCACAGGTGCAACACGGCGCCTCACAAGGCCCTTCGGTCGACAACGCCGAGGAGCCAAGGCCGTAG
- a CDS encoding four-helix bundle copper-binding protein, producing the protein MLATYPADLGRVDREKLTKCIEECIACAQACTACADACLSEGMPAELAKCIRTNMDCADICNATASVLSRHTGYDANITRAILQACATACKACGDECGRHTHMEHCRLCSEACRSCKTACNDLLQALG; encoded by the coding sequence ATGCTCGCCACCTACCCGGCCGACCTCGGTCGCGTCGACCGAGAGAAGCTCACCAAGTGCATCGAGGAATGTATCGCCTGCGCTCAAGCGTGTACCGCGTGCGCCGATGCCTGCCTGTCGGAGGGCATGCCGGCCGAGCTGGCCAAGTGCATCCGCACCAACATGGACTGCGCCGACATCTGCAATGCCACCGCGTCGGTCCTGTCCCGCCACACCGGCTACGACGCCAACATCACCCGGGCCATCCTCCAGGCGTGTGCCACCGCTTGTAAGGCGTGCGGCGATGAATGCGGCCGCCACACGCACATGGAGCACTGCCGCCTATGCTCCGAGGCTTGCCGCTCCTGCAAGACGGCGTGCAACGATCTGCTCCAAGCCCTCGGCTGA
- a CDS encoding cupin domain-containing protein, with the protein MSEQNPVHATPAEGDQVSLPPEVKLLQDVTPPFFPEGGSGMTILVDWPPGHPGLPPHRHSGPSFGYVMEGALRFELEGEPERVVEAGGTFWEPGGDVIHYQDGNALSDAPTKFLVTMVCAPGQPMLTLVDEEELKQRAPLRAPRPSAG; encoded by the coding sequence ATGTCAGAGCAGAACCCTGTGCACGCGACCCCTGCCGAGGGGGACCAGGTGTCGCTGCCGCCCGAAGTGAAGTTGCTGCAGGACGTCACTCCGCCCTTCTTCCCCGAAGGTGGTTCGGGAATGACCATCCTCGTCGACTGGCCTCCCGGCCACCCCGGGCTCCCTCCGCACCGCCACTCGGGCCCGTCGTTCGGCTACGTGATGGAGGGCGCGCTCCGGTTCGAGCTCGAGGGTGAGCCGGAGCGCGTGGTCGAGGCCGGCGGGACATTCTGGGAGCCGGGTGGTGACGTGATCCACTACCAGGACGGCAACGCCCTGTCGGACGCACCGACCAAGTTCCTGGTGACCATGGTGTGCGCGCCTGGTCAGCCGATGCTCACGTTGGTCGACGAGGAGGAGCTGAAGCAGCGGGCGCCCCTGCGCGCCCCGCGTCCCTCCGCGGGCTGA